One Sulfurihydrogenibium subterraneum DSM 15120 DNA segment encodes these proteins:
- a CDS encoding pyridoxal-phosphate-dependent aminotransferase family protein: MIKERLFTPGPVPLPPQVIKALGQQIIHHRTPEFTNIFLQTREKLQKLLNTNRDVLMFASSGTGAMEASIVNFFNEKDKVLVINAGKFGERWRDLAKTFGLQVIDYQIEWGKTYDKDKVSEFVKNNPDLKGILVQHSETSTTTLHDLKFLAEMSASLEDCLLVVDGITSVGVYKVFPEEIGIDILITGSQKALMLPPGLSILYYSEKAEKRLEKSNLPKYYFSVKAESKKQGKGQTAYTPAINLIIALNESLNLILEEGLDNLEKRHFILAQMTRQAMKELGLKLLSESPSNSATGVFTPEGIDADKFRKDLLKIGVRVAGGQDHLKGRIIRIAHMGYFDYLDMIEVISAIEIALYKNGYKVDLGKGVKKAQEIYINSL; the protein is encoded by the coding sequence TTGATTAAAGAGAGGCTATTTACTCCCGGACCTGTGCCACTTCCACCGCAAGTTATAAAAGCACTTGGTCAACAGATAATCCACCACAGAACTCCAGAATTTACAAATATATTTTTACAAACAAGAGAGAAGCTCCAAAAGCTCTTAAATACAAATAGAGATGTTTTAATGTTTGCTTCTTCTGGAACAGGAGCTATGGAAGCTTCTATAGTAAACTTTTTTAATGAAAAGGATAAAGTTTTAGTTATAAATGCAGGAAAGTTTGGAGAGAGATGGAGAGATTTAGCTAAAACCTTTGGACTGCAGGTAATAGACTATCAGATAGAGTGGGGAAAAACTTACGATAAAGATAAAGTAAGTGAGTTTGTAAAGAATAATCCAGATTTAAAAGGAATACTCGTTCAGCACTCTGAGACTTCAACTACAACCCTTCACGATTTAAAGTTTTTAGCTGAAATGTCAGCCTCTTTAGAGGACTGTCTTTTAGTTGTTGATGGTATCACTTCTGTAGGCGTTTACAAAGTTTTTCCAGAAGAGATAGGTATAGATATCCTTATAACAGGAAGTCAAAAAGCTTTAATGCTTCCTCCTGGACTTTCTATATTGTACTACAGTGAAAAAGCTGAAAAGAGATTAGAAAAAAGTAATCTACCAAAGTACTACTTTTCTGTAAAAGCAGAGAGTAAAAAGCAAGGAAAAGGTCAAACTGCCTACACACCTGCTATAAATCTGATAATTGCTCTTAACGAAAGTCTTAACCTTATATTAGAAGAAGGACTTGATAACTTAGAAAAAAGACACTTTATTTTAGCCCAGATGACACGACAAGCTATGAAAGAGCTTGGATTAAAACTTCTCTCTGAAAGCCCTTCAAACTCTGCAACAGGAGTATTTACTCCAGAAGGTATAGATGCGGATAAATTTAGAAAAGATTTACTAAAAATAGGTGTAAGAGTAGCAGGAGGACAAGACCACTTAAAAGGAAGAATAATAAGAATAGCCCACATGGGATACTTTGATTATCTTGATATGATAGAAGTTATCTCTGCAATAGAGATAGCACTATATAAAAATGGTTATAAGGTTGACCTTGGAAAAGGTGTAAAAAAAGCTCAAGAAATATACATAAACAGTCTTTAA
- a CDS encoding O-methyltransferase — MILFEDIQRYIDKLNYLSKVEDEDVLKPMEEFAQKVGFPIVGRSVGRFLYIITKLKNPKLIVEVGSGYGYSAYWFAKAIGNGKVVLTDYNQDNLDKARNFLSKAGLIEKVEIRLGNGVEIAKDYKNIDILFFDHEKAKYLDSILMLKDNLNSGGIVIADNTLWHGKVLEEAPDRQTKKIKEFNEYMFSSPEFFTTLIPLRDGLIVAIKF, encoded by the coding sequence ATGATTTTGTTTGAAGATATTCAAAGGTATATAGATAAATTAAACTACCTTTCAAAAGTAGAAGATGAAGATGTTTTAAAACCAATGGAAGAGTTTGCACAAAAGGTAGGATTTCCAATAGTTGGCAGGTCTGTTGGAAGGTTTTTGTATATAATTACAAAACTCAAAAATCCGAAATTGATTGTTGAAGTAGGTTCAGGATACGGATACTCTGCTTACTGGTTTGCAAAAGCTATCGGTAATGGAAAAGTAGTTTTAACAGATTACAATCAAGATAATTTAGATAAAGCAAGAAATTTTTTATCCAAAGCCGGATTAATTGAAAAAGTTGAAATAAGGTTGGGCAATGGGGTAGAAATTGCAAAAGATTACAAAAATATTGACATTCTGTTTTTTGACCACGAAAAGGCAAAGTACTTAGATAGTATTTTGATGCTAAAGGATAACTTAAATTCTGGTGGAATTGTTATAGCGGATAACACTCTTTGGCATGGTAAAGTGTTAGAGGAAGCTCCTGACAGGCAAACTAAGAAGATTAAAGAGTTTAATGAGTATATGTTTTCATCACCAGAGTTTTTTACAACTCTAATTCCGTTGAGAGATGGTTTGATTGTTGCAATAAAATTTTAG
- a CDS encoding argininosuccinate synthase has translation MKKRVVLAYSGGLDTSVIVRWLTDRGFEVITYTADVGQGEELSEIEEKALKAGAVKAIIDDIKEEFARDYCMPLMRATALYEGKYTLLSSLSRPLIAKKLVEVAHKEGAHYVAHGSTGKGNDQVRFEASVWALDPDIEVLAPVREWEFKSREEEIDYAMKHGIPVKATKEKPYSYDRNLWGVAIEAGPLEDPWTEPPEDAFEITVSPEKAPDTPEYIEIEFREGTPIKLNGKEYDQLWKLIWDLNEIAGKHGVGRIDMVENRLVGIKTREVYESPAGLILISAYDDLESIVLDRFTYHYKKDHISHPYAKLVYEGLWFSKLRESLDAFNNEIAKIVNGKVRVKLYKGSFKIVGRQSPNSLYSEDLATYSPKDAFDHKAGGAFTKVWALPLKVFARSNKR, from the coding sequence ATGAAAAAAAGAGTTGTACTTGCTTACTCTGGAGGATTAGATACTTCTGTAATAGTTAGATGGCTTACAGACAGAGGTTTTGAGGTTATCACCTATACAGCTGACGTAGGTCAAGGAGAAGAGCTCTCTGAAATAGAAGAAAAAGCATTAAAAGCAGGAGCTGTAAAGGCTATAATTGATGATATAAAAGAGGAGTTTGCAAGAGATTACTGTATGCCACTTATGAGAGCAACAGCTTTATACGAAGGTAAATACACATTACTGTCATCTTTATCAAGACCTTTAATAGCAAAAAAGTTAGTTGAAGTTGCCCATAAAGAAGGAGCTCACTACGTGGCTCACGGTTCAACTGGAAAAGGAAACGACCAAGTCAGATTCGAAGCTTCTGTATGGGCATTAGACCCAGATATAGAAGTTTTAGCACCTGTTAGAGAGTGGGAATTTAAGTCAAGAGAAGAAGAGATAGATTATGCGATGAAACACGGTATTCCCGTAAAAGCTACAAAAGAAAAGCCATACTCTTATGATAGAAACTTGTGGGGAGTTGCAATAGAAGCTGGTCCACTGGAAGACCCTTGGACAGAGCCTCCAGAAGATGCTTTTGAAATTACAGTATCACCAGAAAAAGCTCCAGACACTCCAGAGTATATAGAAATAGAATTTAGAGAAGGAACACCAATTAAGTTAAACGGAAAAGAGTATGACCAACTTTGGAAACTTATTTGGGATTTAAATGAGATAGCAGGAAAACACGGCGTTGGTAGAATAGATATGGTAGAAAACAGACTTGTAGGAATAAAAACAAGAGAAGTTTATGAATCTCCTGCAGGGCTTATACTTATCTCTGCCTACGATGACCTTGAAAGTATAGTCTTAGACAGATTTACCTACCACTATAAAAAAGACCACATATCCCATCCATATGCAAAATTAGTTTATGAAGGACTTTGGTTTTCTAAACTAAGAGAGTCTTTAGACGCATTTAACAATGAAATAGCTAAAATAGTCAACGGAAAAGTAAGAGTTAAACTTTACAAAGGAAGCTTTAAAATAGTAGGAAGACAGTCTCCAAACTCTCTCTACAGTGAAGACCTTGCAACTTACAGCCCTAAAGATGCTTTTGACCACAAAGCAGGTGGTGCATTTACAAAAGTATGGGCTTTACCACTAAAAGTATTTGCAAGATCAAATAAGAGGTAA
- a CDS encoding valine--tRNA ligase has product MLKEYNHIEIESKWSSIYQEADIFKGETGKKPYFSVVLPPPNVTGSLHIGHALNATLQDIIVRYKRMKGFNTLWLPGFDHAGIATQWVVVRELQKQGISRFDLGRENFIKKVWQWVPQSRDSIKNQLIRLGASCDWSRQRFTLDEGFSRSVREAFVRLYKEGLIFKAPYIVNWDPKERTAVSDLEVEYYEGKGKLWHIKYPLEDGSGYITVATTRPETMLGDTAVAVNPNDERYKHLIGKKVILPLAPEKRTDINGNKVSNLIPIIADEYVDPAFGTGVVKITPAHDSNDFEVGKRHNLPMVIVMDEGAYINENGGEFKGLYRYQAREKIVEKLKELGLLEKEEDHIHNVGHSQRSKEVIEPYLSTQWFVDTKKLAEKAIKVVEEGKIKFIPEGWTKTYLNWMYNIREWCISRQIWWGHRIPVWYCRDCGYQNAFNDDFLPTIEEKIIFNLYADGKINQIFCVDDVLEVLNKQNFTHPDKTNLEFYEKVVFLKEAERLKSKESLINLLETSNHFKKLYEERYQLILKCEKCKSENLHQDEDVLDTWFSSGLWPFGTLGWPTETEDLKTFYPTSLLITGFDIIFFWVARMIMMGAKFTDNIPFKDVYIHALVRDEKGEKMSKTKGNVIDPLEMAEKYGADALRFTLTALAAQGRDIRLSEKRIEGYKHFSNKIWNASKFVLTNSQNMEIKDLKQLNLSTEDKWILTALMKTVKKSSNELESYRYNEYANTIYDFFWHDYCDWYIELTKERIYKGSQEEKQTAVSVLNFVLIESLKLLHPIMPFITEEIYNHLPIKETEFLATAPYPEYEESNTFEEDYNFIESLKEMITGIRTVRSDFSIEPTRKLNIRIKPSTKEIEEKLKTLTNQIKQLIRAENLIIDTDISKQDTEVITVSKLGECFIDLAGVLDIQKEIQRQEKLLQEVEKSIKISESKLSNENFVNKAPEHVVEKEKQLYEELKAKRDKILNTLKMLKR; this is encoded by the coding sequence ATGCTGAAAGAGTACAATCACATTGAAATAGAAAGTAAATGGTCTTCAATATACCAAGAAGCTGATATTTTTAAAGGAGAAACAGGAAAAAAACCGTACTTTTCTGTCGTTTTACCTCCTCCAAACGTAACAGGAAGTCTCCATATAGGGCACGCCCTTAATGCTACACTACAAGATATAATAGTCCGCTACAAACGAATGAAAGGCTTTAATACACTCTGGCTTCCCGGATTTGACCACGCAGGAATTGCTACCCAATGGGTTGTTGTAAGGGAGCTTCAAAAACAAGGTATTAGTAGATTTGACCTTGGAAGAGAGAACTTTATTAAAAAAGTTTGGCAGTGGGTACCCCAATCAAGAGATTCTATAAAAAATCAGCTTATTAGACTTGGAGCTTCTTGTGATTGGTCAAGGCAGAGATTTACCCTTGATGAAGGATTTTCAAGGTCTGTAAGAGAAGCATTTGTAAGACTTTACAAAGAAGGACTTATATTTAAAGCACCTTACATCGTAAACTGGGATCCAAAAGAAAGAACCGCAGTATCAGATTTAGAGGTTGAGTATTACGAAGGAAAAGGAAAATTATGGCATATAAAGTATCCATTAGAAGATGGAAGTGGTTACATTACTGTAGCAACTACCAGACCTGAAACGATGTTAGGTGATACAGCTGTAGCAGTAAATCCAAACGATGAGAGATATAAACATCTAATAGGTAAAAAAGTTATACTTCCATTAGCTCCAGAAAAAAGGACAGACATAAACGGAAATAAAGTAAGCAACCTAATTCCAATAATAGCAGATGAGTATGTAGACCCAGCTTTTGGAACAGGTGTTGTAAAAATAACCCCTGCCCACGACTCTAACGACTTTGAAGTAGGAAAAAGGCATAATCTTCCAATGGTTATCGTTATGGATGAAGGAGCTTACATAAATGAAAATGGTGGAGAGTTTAAAGGTTTATACAGGTACCAAGCCAGAGAGAAAATAGTAGAGAAGCTAAAAGAATTAGGTTTACTTGAAAAAGAAGAAGACCACATTCACAATGTTGGACACTCCCAAAGGTCAAAAGAAGTTATAGAGCCTTATCTTTCTACCCAGTGGTTTGTTGATACTAAAAAGTTGGCAGAAAAAGCTATAAAAGTTGTAGAAGAAGGAAAGATAAAATTTATTCCAGAAGGATGGACAAAAACTTACCTTAACTGGATGTATAACATCAGAGAGTGGTGTATATCAAGACAAATATGGTGGGGACACAGAATTCCTGTATGGTACTGTAGAGACTGCGGTTATCAAAACGCCTTTAACGACGACTTTTTACCGACCATAGAAGAAAAGATTATATTTAACCTTTATGCAGATGGAAAAATAAATCAAATTTTCTGCGTTGACGATGTTTTAGAAGTTTTAAATAAACAAAACTTTACCCATCCTGACAAAACAAACTTAGAGTTTTACGAAAAAGTAGTCTTTTTAAAAGAAGCTGAAAGATTAAAATCAAAAGAAAGTTTAATAAATCTACTTGAAACATCAAATCACTTTAAAAAACTATACGAAGAAAGGTATCAACTTATATTAAAGTGTGAAAAATGTAAAAGTGAAAACCTTCATCAAGATGAAGATGTTTTAGATACTTGGTTTTCTTCTGGACTTTGGCCTTTTGGAACTTTAGGCTGGCCTACCGAAACCGAAGACCTAAAAACTTTCTACCCAACTTCTTTACTGATAACAGGTTTTGACATTATCTTCTTCTGGGTTGCAAGAATGATAATGATGGGAGCAAAGTTTACAGATAACATTCCATTTAAAGACGTTTACATCCACGCACTTGTAAGAGATGAAAAAGGCGAAAAAATGTCCAAAACCAAAGGAAACGTGATAGACCCTCTCGAAATGGCAGAGAAGTATGGAGCTGATGCCTTAAGATTTACCTTAACTGCATTAGCAGCCCAAGGAAGAGATATAAGACTTTCAGAAAAAAGAATAGAAGGTTATAAACATTTTTCTAATAAAATTTGGAATGCGTCAAAATTTGTTTTAACAAACAGTCAAAATATGGAAATTAAAGACTTAAAACAATTAAACTTATCAACGGAAGATAAATGGATTTTAACAGCTCTTATGAAAACAGTTAAAAAATCGTCTAACGAACTTGAAAGTTATAGATACAACGAATATGCAAACACAATATACGACTTTTTCTGGCATGATTACTGCGACTGGTACATAGAACTTACAAAAGAAAGAATATACAAAGGCTCTCAAGAAGAAAAACAAACAGCTGTAAGCGTTTTAAACTTTGTTTTAATAGAATCTTTAAAACTCCTACATCCAATAATGCCATTTATAACAGAAGAGATATATAATCATCTACCAATAAAAGAAACAGAGTTTTTAGCAACAGCTCCATACCCAGAGTACGAAGAAAGCAATACATTTGAAGAAGATTATAACTTTATAGAATCTTTAAAAGAAATGATTACAGGGATAAGGACTGTAAGAAGCGACTTTAGCATTGAACCAACAAGAAAACTAAACATCAGAATAAAACCATCTACAAAAGAGATAGAAGAAAAGCTCAAAACTTTAACCAACCAGATAAAACAGCTGATAAGAGCAGAAAACCTTATTATAGACACTGATATATCAAAACAAGATACGGAAGTAATCACTGTATCTAAATTAGGAGAGTGTTTTATAGATTTGGCAGGAGTTTTAGATATTCAGAAAGAAATTCAAAGACAAGAAAAACTACTTCAAGAAGTTGAGAAATCTATAAAAATTTCAGAAAGCAAACTAAGTAATGAAAACTTTGTAAACAAAGCCCCTGAGCATGTAGTGGAAAAAGAAAAACAGCTCTACGAAGAACTTAAAGCCAAAAGAGATAAAATATTAAATACTTTAAAGATGTTAAAACGTTAG
- the ppa gene encoding inorganic diphosphatase, whose protein sequence is MDLKKIPAGKNPPEDIYVVIEIPQGSGIKYEVDKESGAVFVDRFLFTAMYYPFNYGFIPNTLADDGDPTDVLVISREPVVPGSVIRARPIGMLEMEDEEGIDTKIIAVPVSKLDNTFDNIKEVNDLPEATLNKIKHFFEHYKELESGKWVKVKSFKGSEEAKKDIQKSIENFKNS, encoded by the coding sequence ATGGATTTAAAGAAAATTCCAGCCGGTAAAAATCCGCCAGAAGACATATACGTTGTGATAGAAATACCTCAAGGAAGTGGTATAAAATACGAAGTTGATAAAGAAAGTGGAGCTGTTTTCGTAGACAGATTTTTATTTACCGCAATGTATTACCCTTTTAACTATGGATTTATACCAAATACTTTGGCTGATGATGGAGACCCTACAGACGTTTTAGTAATATCAAGGGAGCCAGTAGTACCCGGAAGCGTAATAAGAGCCAGACCTATAGGAATGTTAGAAATGGAAGATGAAGAAGGAATAGACACAAAGATAATAGCTGTTCCTGTATCAAAATTGGATAATACTTTTGACAACATAAAAGAAGTAAATGACCTACCAGAAGCTACCTTAAATAAAATTAAACACTTTTTTGAACACTACAAAGAGTTAGAATCTGGAAAATGGGTTAAAGTAAAGTCTTTTAAAGGTTCAGAAGAAGCTAAGAAAGACATACAAAAGTCTATTGAAAACTTTAAAAACTCTTGA
- a CDS encoding ribbon-helix-helix domain-containing protein: MAVVKKTINIEENLAIELETLSKILGTSQSEIIEKALDFYLDYIDGIIAERVSKEIKEGKIKVNEADKVFKKFFNF, from the coding sequence ATGGCTGTAGTGAAAAAAACTATAAATATTGAAGAAAATTTAGCAATAGAACTTGAGACTTTATCCAAAATCTTAGGTACATCCCAAAGTGAAATAATTGAAAAAGCTTTAGACTTTTACCTTGACTATATAGATGGAATAATTGCAGAAAGGGTAAGTAAAGAAATAAAAGAAGGAAAGATAAAAGTTAATGAAGCTGATAAAGTATTTAAAAAATTTTTCAATTTTTGA
- a CDS encoding aminotransferase class IV, with protein MEKFFLNGQHFNDLSLLRPLMYGEGVFETFRYNQKLPKYIDYHYERLIKGASFLKIPHITKEDYIYYINQAVNSVEEKDLYVKTILLSEGNSYYPLQPYKSNLLVVVKPYQTINSPITLTVSPYRVHSKDPLLKIKSTNYLRNILVKRYAQEKGFFDAIILNEDDCITETSSANIFWIKGRYLYTPSLDCGVLEGISRRKILEEAKNQGFIVVEGMFNLKDLKDANIIFLSNALHGIMKVENIDPEVFK; from the coding sequence ATGGAAAAGTTTTTTTTAAATGGTCAGCATTTTAACGATTTATCACTTCTAAGACCTTTAATGTATGGTGAAGGAGTTTTTGAGACCTTTAGATACAATCAAAAACTTCCTAAATACATAGACTATCACTACGAAAGACTTATAAAAGGAGCTTCCTTCTTAAAAATACCACACATAACTAAGGAAGATTACATATATTACATTAATCAAGCTGTAAACTCTGTAGAAGAGAAAGACTTGTATGTAAAAACGATTTTACTGTCAGAAGGTAATTCTTACTACCCATTACAGCCGTATAAAAGTAATCTTTTAGTGGTTGTAAAACCGTATCAAACAATAAATTCTCCTATTACTTTAACTGTATCTCCTTACAGAGTCCACAGTAAAGACCCACTACTTAAAATAAAATCAACTAACTACCTTAGAAACATTCTGGTAAAAAGATACGCCCAAGAAAAAGGATTTTTTGATGCAATTATTTTAAATGAAGATGATTGTATAACTGAAACCTCTTCTGCTAACATATTTTGGATAAAAGGTAGATACCTTTACACTCCTTCTTTAGACTGTGGAGTATTAGAAGGTATATCAAGGAGAAAAATATTAGAAGAAGCTAAAAATCAAGGATTTATTGTTGTGGAAGGAATGTTTAACTTAAAAGATTTAAAAGATGCAAATATAATCTTTCTGTCTAATGCTCTACACGGAATAATGAAAGTAGAAAACATTGACCCAGAGGTATTTAAATGA